The proteins below come from a single Flavobacterium lindanitolerans genomic window:
- a CDS encoding SGNH/GDSL hydrolase family protein, translating into MKTKSYFFQSFAIVLLATVAFIGFKQFLPKKIFSESAPNSKNVLIDSMLLDAVAKDVKATTKDTLVNKKIVFDPTFGVTFPAEKFEEYKGYQYLISFYEKLYQLETNPESENVRIAYFGDSMTDGDMIVQDLRADYQAKFGGQGVGFVSITSESAASRGSITHQYSGNWKTQSYLNVKKPRSPFGVNGHVFFANDTAHIEWVRFKANTTRFATMLDNPTLFYGKSSNLNGKVNVIIGKDTIVKSLTPNNLVNTLKVSSNSIKGFKADFIKADSIPIFGFNFDDGKGVHVDNFSQRGNSGLPISTFNPAVMQAFNNKLGYDLIVLHYGTNVLNYGTKDYTWYDRSMTKTVNHLKECFPGVAILIVSTADKGTKYDLEMKTDSAVVPLTVAQKRYALKTQSGFVNLYTLMGGDGSMVKWVEEEPVKANKDYTHFNHRGAKKIAGLLYEQLNQGYEKYKALRQKRKPAAKKSPDSTGIKKDSVNA; encoded by the coding sequence GTGAAAACGAAATCTTATTTCTTTCAATCATTTGCAATTGTGCTTCTGGCAACTGTCGCATTTATTGGGTTTAAACAGTTTCTGCCTAAGAAAATTTTTTCTGAAAGTGCTCCTAATTCAAAGAACGTACTGATTGACAGTATGCTTCTGGATGCGGTTGCAAAAGATGTCAAGGCAACAACAAAGGATACATTGGTAAATAAAAAGATTGTCTTTGACCCGACCTTTGGAGTTACTTTTCCTGCAGAAAAATTTGAAGAATATAAAGGTTACCAATACCTGATTTCTTTTTATGAAAAGCTTTATCAGCTGGAAACAAATCCGGAGTCTGAAAATGTAAGGATTGCCTATTTTGGTGATTCCATGACAGATGGCGACATGATTGTTCAGGATTTGAGAGCCGACTATCAGGCAAAATTTGGAGGACAGGGCGTTGGTTTTGTTTCCATAACTTCTGAATCGGCAGCTTCAAGAGGTTCTATCACGCACCAATATTCCGGAAACTGGAAAACCCAGTCCTATTTGAATGTCAAAAAACCGAGAAGTCCGTTTGGAGTGAACGGTCATGTGTTTTTTGCCAACGACACGGCTCATATCGAATGGGTACGCTTCAAGGCTAATACGACAAGATTTGCAACCATGCTTGACAATCCAACGCTTTTCTATGGCAAATCGTCTAATCTTAACGGAAAAGTCAACGTAATTATTGGAAAAGATACCATTGTAAAAAGCCTGACGCCAAATAATCTGGTGAATACCCTAAAGGTTTCTTCCAACAGCATAAAAGGATTTAAGGCCGATTTTATAAAGGCCGATTCTATTCCAATCTTCGGTTTCAATTTTGATGACGGAAAAGGTGTGCATGTCGATAACTTCTCGCAGAGAGGTAATTCCGGATTGCCTATTTCAACATTTAATCCGGCGGTAATGCAGGCATTTAACAACAAGTTGGGTTATGACCTGATTGTATTGCACTATGGAACAAACGTATTGAACTACGGAACGAAAGATTATACCTGGTATGACAGAAGCATGACCAAAACCGTGAATCACCTGAAAGAATGCTTTCCGGGAGTTGCCATACTGATTGTTTCGACAGCAGATAAGGGAACAAAATACGACCTGGAAATGAAAACCGATTCGGCTGTGGTTCCGTTGACTGTTGCCCAAAAGAGATATGCTTTGAAAACCCAATCCGGATTTGTGAACCTGTATACCTTAATGGGTGGTGACGGTTCCATGGTAAAATGGGTAGAAGAAGAACCGGTAAAGGCAAATAAGGATTATACCCACTTCAATCACAGAGGAGCTAAAAAGATTGCAGGATTGTTGTACGAACAGCTGAATCAGGGATATGAAAAGTACAAGGCTTTAAGACAAAAGAGAAAGCCGGCGGCAAAAAAATCTCCGGATTCAACAGGAATTAAAAAGGACAGCGTCAATGCATAA
- a CDS encoding LysM peptidoglycan-binding domain-containing protein, with product MHKLKLFLSLWFLLAVVGMRAQVTDSIFVEIDTVAAIDTTEAIIIPDNHFHNTKALKPFFEKLILNQQQKTGKINIVHIGDSHIQADLMTNVIRKKLQSEFGNGGRGFIFPYSLAKTNGSYNERFSSNRTWESYRNIYPAIGHPVGLSGIGLWTKAKDFAIEINVKDSSYGFNTIKIITPKNKDMFDVATASKTIVMESSVPKKITHKIKKGEAVSIIAEKYGISVAQLKKANNLKSNNIRAGKTLRIPTNEMQQKSISRSEFIPLDIQSNQLTHYYTSDTPLSKIYLIPEPQASEFALNGLVLENNNPGVIYSSIGVNGAKFSDYNKYPLFFEQLKALQPDMIVLSLGTNETFDKTVSSEYMVQLNLFLENLKAQNINASVLVSTPPPSLFKRKFPNTFAADYSENILKSAEEKGFAVWDLYSQFGGLYGVERNAARGLMSGDRVHYSKAGYEKQGNLLSEAFLKAYYNFKSGTEN from the coding sequence ATGCATAAGCTAAAATTATTTTTAAGCCTGTGGTTTTTATTGGCTGTGGTTGGTATGCGTGCGCAGGTAACAGATTCTATATTTGTAGAAATCGATACGGTTGCAGCAATTGATACGACAGAAGCTATCATTATTCCCGACAATCATTTTCACAATACCAAGGCATTGAAGCCATTTTTTGAAAAGCTAATCCTTAATCAGCAGCAAAAAACAGGAAAAATCAATATTGTTCATATCGGTGATTCCCATATACAGGCCGATTTGATGACGAATGTTATCCGGAAAAAACTGCAGAGCGAATTTGGAAACGGCGGGAGAGGATTTATTTTTCCGTACAGTCTGGCCAAAACAAACGGGTCTTATAACGAAAGATTTTCATCAAACAGAACATGGGAAAGCTATCGGAATATTTATCCCGCAATAGGACATCCTGTTGGTTTGAGCGGAATCGGACTTTGGACTAAGGCAAAGGATTTTGCCATTGAAATCAATGTAAAGGACAGTTCCTACGGTTTCAATACTATTAAGATAATTACTCCTAAAAATAAAGATATGTTTGATGTTGCTACGGCATCAAAAACAATCGTAATGGAATCGAGCGTTCCTAAAAAGATTACGCATAAGATTAAAAAAGGGGAAGCAGTTTCTATTATTGCTGAAAAATATGGTATTTCGGTTGCCCAATTAAAAAAAGCAAATAATCTAAAGTCGAATAATATCCGCGCAGGAAAAACGCTCAGGATTCCTACCAATGAAATGCAGCAAAAATCCATTTCAAGGTCGGAATTTATTCCTTTGGATATACAGTCCAATCAGTTAACGCATTATTATACAAGTGACACTCCTTTAAGCAAGATTTATCTTATTCCTGAACCTCAGGCTTCAGAATTTGCATTGAACGGACTGGTGTTGGAAAATAATAATCCGGGTGTTATTTATAGCAGTATTGGAGTTAACGGAGCAAAATTCTCAGATTACAACAAATATCCGCTGTTTTTCGAACAACTGAAAGCATTGCAGCCGGACATGATTGTCCTTTCCTTAGGAACAAATGAAACTTTCGATAAAACCGTTTCTTCAGAATATATGGTACAGCTCAACCTGTTTCTGGAGAATTTAAAGGCTCAAAATATAAACGCTTCCGTATTGGTGTCGACACCACCGCCTTCCTTGTTTAAAAGGAAATTTCCAAATACATTTGCAGCCGATTATTCAGAAAATATACTGAAATCGGCAGAAGAAAAAGGCTTTGCGGTTTGGGATTTGTATTCCCAGTTTGGGGGCTTGTATGGAGTGGAGCGTAATGCGGCAAGAGGACTCATGTCGGGAGACAGAGTTCACTATTCCAAAGCAGGTTATGAAAAACAAGGAAATCTTTTGTCGGAAGCATTTCTAAAAGCATACTATAATTTTAAATCAGGTACAGAGAATTAA
- a CDS encoding MBOAT family O-acyltransferase yields the protein MTINSINDWFIQTFGAITLEQVKGWFIYNPKEPLLFNTGLFLGMFLIFYLVYAFLRKTFYLRLVYVILFSLFFYYKSSGIYFLLLILSSVVDYNLSGVIYRENREGWRKFYIWLSVILNLGLLGYFKYTNFLIGTYNDMFNGHFAFHDILLPVGISFYTFQSISYIIEIYRKEIVPTNNYVEYLFFVSFFPQLVAGPIVRAKDFLPQIYQKLNLTKEDVNAALFLLIGGLIKKTVISDYISVNFVDRVFDAPTSYTAFENLMASYGYAIQIYCDFSGYSDMAIGVALLLGFKLPTNFRTPYKSASITEFWRRWHISLSTWLKDFLYISIGGNRNGSFAGFLFPALFFFGLVVWGISYSTISHIPLIIAVSSLVLFSLTFILSKDRERTMFTNVNLLTTMLLGGLWHGASLRFIIWGALHGIALAVHKIFLEFFPSKKDGEKNAFSYIWRFFSVLLTFHFVVFCWLFFRAKDFDTALQVINNIGQLTFDPKQWQIIIQGYKNVFLLMLIGYVWHFLPEGITRNMKLAFDKTPLVGKALILGFVYWIVYATATAGPQPFIYFQF from the coding sequence ATGACGATCAACAGCATAAATGACTGGTTTATTCAAACCTTTGGAGCAATCACTTTAGAGCAGGTGAAAGGCTGGTTTATATACAATCCGAAAGAGCCTTTGCTTTTTAATACGGGATTGTTTTTAGGAATGTTCCTGATTTTTTATCTGGTTTATGCCTTTCTGCGTAAGACCTTTTATTTAAGATTGGTATATGTCATCCTGTTTTCGCTTTTCTTTTATTACAAGTCAAGCGGGATTTATTTTCTTTTGCTGATTCTGTCCTCCGTTGTCGATTATAATCTCAGCGGCGTCATTTATCGGGAGAACAGGGAAGGCTGGCGTAAATTCTATATCTGGCTCAGCGTCATCCTGAACTTAGGACTTTTAGGTTATTTTAAATATACCAATTTCCTGATAGGCACTTACAATGATATGTTTAATGGCCATTTCGCATTCCATGACATACTGTTGCCTGTTGGTATTTCATTCTATACTTTCCAATCGATAAGTTATATTATTGAGATTTACAGAAAGGAAATTGTTCCTACCAATAATTATGTTGAATACCTGTTCTTTGTGTCGTTTTTCCCGCAATTGGTCGCGGGTCCAATTGTCCGAGCCAAAGATTTCTTACCGCAGATTTACCAAAAACTGAATCTTACCAAAGAAGATGTCAATGCGGCCTTATTTCTTTTGATTGGAGGACTTATTAAAAAAACGGTCATTTCGGATTATATCTCCGTCAACTTTGTCGACCGCGTTTTTGACGCACCAACCAGCTATACGGCGTTTGAAAACCTGATGGCTTCCTATGGCTATGCGATTCAGATTTACTGTGATTTTTCCGGATATTCAGATATGGCGATTGGTGTAGCATTGTTACTTGGATTCAAATTACCTACGAACTTCAGGACTCCGTATAAATCAGCTTCCATAACTGAATTCTGGAGAAGATGGCATATTTCGCTTTCTACCTGGCTAAAAGATTTTCTATACATATCGATTGGCGGAAACCGTAATGGTTCTTTTGCGGGATTCCTTTTTCCGGCACTGTTTTTCTTCGGATTGGTGGTTTGGGGTATCAGCTATTCTACAATCAGCCATATTCCGCTGATTATTGCCGTTTCATCCCTGGTACTTTTCAGCCTTACCTTTATCCTTTCAAAAGACAGGGAAAGAACTATGTTTACCAATGTCAACCTGCTCACTACAATGCTGTTAGGGGGATTATGGCATGGAGCCAGTTTGCGTTTTATTATTTGGGGCGCCTTGCACGGAATTGCTTTGGCAGTACACAAAATCTTTTTGGAATTCTTCCCGTCCAAAAAAGATGGTGAAAAGAATGCTTTCAGCTATATCTGGAGATTTTTCTCTGTTTTGCTAACGTTTCATTTTGTGGTTTTCTGTTGGCTGTTTTTCAGAGCGAAAGACTTTGACACGGCCTTACAGGTAATCAATAATATTGGGCAGCTTACTTTTGACCCAAAACAATGGCAGATTATCATTCAGGGCTATAAAAATGTATTTCTTTTGATGCTGATAGGTTATGTCTGGCATTTCCTTCCGGAAGGCATTACCAGAAACATGAAGCTGGCTTTTGACAAAACTCCGCTGGTTGGTAAAGCCTTGATATTAGGCTTCGTCTATTGGATAGTCTATGCTACTGCAACAGCAGGCCCGCAGCCTTTTATCTATTTCCAGTTTTAG